A genomic stretch from Chitinophaga lutea includes:
- a CDS encoding ThuA domain-containing protein, translating to MVKYKYLLLVAGLFIVAAGSAFKKAKPRILVFSKTAGFRHDCIPDAKLAMLKLGAENGFDVDTTEDAAVFTAKKLQQYKAVMFLNTTGNVLDDAQQAAMESYIRKGGGYVGVHAATDTEYDWPWYNQLVGAYFLSHPNQQTATLRVIDRSHPATKHLDTTWIRRDEWYNFKSIVPGLKVLIKIDEQSYKGGKNGDDHPMSWYREFDGGRTFYTELGHTKESYREEAFLKHVLGGIEYAIRKKK from the coding sequence ATGGTAAAGTATAAATACCTGCTGCTGGTGGCAGGCCTGTTCATCGTTGCCGCCGGCTCCGCCTTCAAAAAAGCGAAGCCCCGCATCCTGGTGTTTTCCAAAACCGCCGGCTTCCGCCACGATTGTATCCCCGATGCCAAACTCGCGATGCTCAAACTGGGCGCGGAAAACGGCTTCGACGTGGACACAACGGAAGACGCCGCCGTGTTCACCGCAAAAAAACTGCAGCAATACAAAGCCGTGATGTTCCTGAACACCACCGGCAATGTGCTGGACGATGCGCAGCAGGCCGCCATGGAATCGTATATCCGTAAGGGTGGTGGTTACGTGGGCGTGCATGCGGCCACCGATACGGAATACGACTGGCCCTGGTACAACCAGCTGGTAGGCGCTTATTTCCTCAGTCATCCCAATCAGCAAACGGCCACCCTCCGGGTCATCGATCGCAGCCATCCTGCCACGAAGCACCTGGATACGACCTGGATCCGCAGGGATGAATGGTACAATTTCAAAAGCATCGTGCCCGGCCTGAAGGTGCTGATCAAAATCGACGAACAGTCGTACAAAGGCGGCAAAAACGGCGACGATCACCCGATGAGCTGGTACCGCGAATTTGACGGCGGGCGCACTTTCTATACGGAACTGGGCCATACCAAAGAATCGTACAGGGAAGAAGCTTTTCTGAAGCATGTGCTGGGAGGAATTGAATACGCAATCCGTAAAAAGAAATGA
- a CDS encoding 3-keto-disaccharide hydrolase: MKKILSSALLAALLMGSVATYAQSGPALSKKEKKAGWKLLFDGTSTAGWRGYLKKEAPGAWKVQDGALFLDTDAKKAGASGGDLITDGEYENYELQLEWKISEGGNSGIIFGVHEDPKFKATYATGPEMQVLDDAKHADGKIHKHNSGDLYDLIASPARYAKPVGEWNTAKIIKKDGKLTLIFNGHKTAETTMASAEWKELVGKSKFKTWEGFGAFAKGHIALQDHGDKVWYRNIKIREL; encoded by the coding sequence ATGAAAAAAATACTATCCTCCGCGCTGCTGGCGGCCCTGTTGATGGGCTCCGTGGCCACATATGCCCAAAGCGGTCCTGCGTTGAGCAAAAAAGAGAAAAAAGCGGGATGGAAACTGCTGTTCGACGGCACTTCCACTGCGGGCTGGCGCGGTTATCTGAAGAAAGAAGCACCCGGCGCCTGGAAGGTGCAGGACGGTGCGCTTTTCCTCGATACCGACGCTAAAAAAGCCGGCGCTTCCGGCGGCGATCTCATTACAGACGGTGAGTACGAAAACTACGAACTGCAGCTGGAATGGAAAATCTCCGAAGGCGGTAACAGCGGCATTATCTTCGGCGTGCATGAAGACCCGAAGTTCAAAGCCACCTACGCCACCGGCCCGGAAATGCAGGTGCTCGACGATGCCAAACATGCCGACGGTAAAATCCACAAGCATAATTCCGGCGACCTGTACGACCTGATCGCTTCACCCGCCCGCTATGCCAAACCGGTAGGAGAGTGGAACACCGCCAAAATCATCAAAAAAGACGGTAAGCTCACCCTCATCTTCAACGGCCACAAAACCGCTGAAACGACCATGGCCAGCGCAGAGTGGAAAGAACTGGTAGGCAAGAGCAAATTCAAAACCTGGGAAGGTTTCGGCGCTTTCGCCAAAGGTCACATCGCTTTGCAGGACCATGGCGATAAAGTATGGTACCGCAACATCAAGATCCGAGAACTGTAA
- a CDS encoding c-type cytochrome, whose amino-acid sequence MKKNIWMPACLSLAMFLAACGGGEKKAEEKKAEESTAPAADNSMVQDVAGKGKELMAAQDCATCHKETEKVIGPSFKEVAAKYPATDENIATLADKIIKGGSGNWGEVPMAPHSAISQDDAKEMVKYILSVK is encoded by the coding sequence ATGAAGAAAAACATATGGATGCCGGCTTGCCTGAGTCTGGCAATGTTCCTGGCAGCGTGCGGGGGCGGTGAAAAAAAAGCGGAAGAAAAAAAGGCGGAGGAATCCACTGCGCCGGCTGCAGACAACTCCATGGTACAGGATGTTGCCGGTAAAGGGAAAGAACTGATGGCTGCGCAGGATTGCGCCACCTGCCACAAGGAAACCGAAAAAGTGATCGGGCCTTCTTTCAAGGAAGTTGCGGCAAAATATCCGGCTACGGACGAAAACATCGCCACCCTGGCCGACAAAATCATCAAAGGCGGTTCCGGTAACTGGGGCGAAGTGCCCATGGCGCCGCACTCTGCGATTTCCCAGGACGATGCGAAAGAAATGGTGAAATACATCCTTTCGGTTAAATAG
- a CDS encoding sugar phosphate isomerase/epimerase family protein gives MKTIKGPGIFLAQFLDDKAPFNSLDAICKWAAGLGFKGVQIPTWDARVIDLQKAAESKTYADEIKGIVESAGMQITELSTHLQGQLVASHPAYNELFDSFAPKAVHGNVKARTEWAVQQLKYAAKASSNLGLNALATFSGALLWHTVYPWPQRPAGLVETGFKELGDRWLPILNEMDAHGIDLCYELHPGEDLHDGITFERFLEATGNHSRANLLYDASHFVLQCLDYLSFIDIYHERIRMFHVKDAEFNPTGRSGVYGGYQGWLERPGRFRSLGDGQVDYNGVFSKLTQYNYSGWAVMEWECCMKHPEDGAREGAPFIQNHIIRVTEKAFDDFAGTGPDENLNKRILGL, from the coding sequence ATGAAAACGATCAAAGGACCCGGTATTTTCCTGGCGCAGTTCCTCGACGATAAAGCCCCCTTCAATTCCCTCGACGCCATCTGTAAATGGGCGGCGGGCCTTGGGTTTAAAGGCGTGCAGATCCCTACCTGGGACGCGCGGGTGATCGACCTGCAGAAAGCGGCCGAGAGCAAAACATATGCAGACGAGATCAAAGGTATCGTGGAAAGCGCCGGCATGCAGATCACCGAACTGTCTACCCACCTCCAGGGCCAGCTGGTGGCATCGCACCCGGCTTACAACGAGCTGTTCGACAGTTTTGCGCCCAAAGCCGTGCACGGCAATGTGAAAGCCCGCACCGAATGGGCCGTACAGCAGCTGAAATATGCCGCCAAAGCCAGCAGCAACCTGGGCCTCAATGCCCTTGCCACTTTCAGCGGCGCATTGCTCTGGCATACGGTGTACCCCTGGCCGCAACGCCCCGCAGGGCTCGTGGAAACAGGATTTAAGGAGCTCGGCGACCGCTGGCTGCCTATCCTCAATGAAATGGACGCCCACGGCATCGACCTCTGTTATGAGCTGCACCCCGGCGAAGACCTGCACGACGGCATCACGTTCGAGCGCTTCCTGGAGGCCACCGGCAACCACAGCCGCGCCAACCTGCTGTACGACGCCAGCCATTTTGTGCTGCAATGCCTCGACTATCTTTCTTTCATCGATATCTACCACGAAAGAATCAGGATGTTCCACGTAAAAGACGCGGAATTCAATCCCACCGGGCGCTCCGGCGTATACGGCGGTTACCAGGGCTGGCTCGAAAGGCCCGGCAGGTTCCGCTCCCTCGGCGACGGACAGGTGGATTACAACGGCGTTTTCAGTAAATTGACCCAGTATAATTACTCCGGATGGGCCGTAATGGAATGGGAATGTTGCATGAAACACCCCGAAGACGGCGCCCGCGAAGGAGCACCTTTTATTCAGAACCACATCATCCGCGTCACCGAAAAAGCTTTCGACGATTTCGCAGGCACCGGTCCGGATGAAAATTTAAACAAAAGAATATTAGGTTTGTAA
- a CDS encoding Gfo/Idh/MocA family protein, translating into MNRKLRMGMIGGGKDAFIGAIHRIAANMDGLIELKAGALSINPEVAKDSGKSLFLEEDRIYLDFKTMLEKEATMPEDKRLDFVTIVTPNFAHFEPAMMALDKGFNVVIEKPITFTLDEAKQLKAKVEETGRTLLLTHTYTGYPMVKQARQMVKSGVLGKLRKVWVEYPQGWLSKMSEREGNAQAAWRTDPKRSGKAGAMGDIGTHAANLAEYISGQKIDKLCADLNIMVEGRLLDDDGAVLLRFDGGAAGVLMASQVAAGEENALKIRVYGEKGGLEWAQQEPNTLLVKWLDKPTEILRAGAGNPHLDGFATHNCRTPGGHPEGYLEAFGNLYRNFALTLQAKIDGVTPTNAMLDFPGVDDGIRGMAFIDMVVKSSASDAKWTRFEI; encoded by the coding sequence ATGAACAGGAAACTTAGAATGGGAATGATCGGCGGGGGGAAAGACGCATTTATCGGCGCCATCCACCGCATTGCCGCCAACATGGACGGCCTGATTGAACTGAAAGCCGGCGCGCTGAGCATCAACCCCGAAGTGGCAAAAGACTCAGGGAAATCCCTCTTCCTCGAAGAAGACCGCATTTATCTTGATTTTAAAACGATGCTGGAGAAAGAAGCGACGATGCCGGAAGACAAGCGGCTCGACTTCGTGACCATCGTTACGCCTAACTTCGCGCACTTTGAGCCTGCCATGATGGCGCTGGACAAAGGGTTTAACGTGGTGATCGAAAAGCCGATCACTTTTACGCTCGACGAAGCCAAACAACTGAAGGCGAAAGTAGAAGAGACCGGCCGCACCCTGCTGCTGACGCATACTTACACGGGTTATCCCATGGTGAAACAGGCCCGGCAGATGGTGAAGAGCGGCGTGCTCGGCAAGCTGCGCAAAGTGTGGGTGGAATACCCGCAGGGCTGGCTCAGCAAAATGAGCGAGCGCGAAGGCAATGCACAGGCCGCCTGGCGCACCGACCCTAAACGTTCCGGTAAAGCCGGCGCGATGGGCGATATCGGTACGCATGCCGCCAACCTCGCAGAATATATTTCCGGTCAGAAAATCGATAAATTGTGCGCCGACCTGAACATCATGGTGGAAGGTCGCCTGCTCGACGACGACGGCGCCGTATTGCTCCGTTTCGACGGTGGCGCCGCCGGTGTGCTGATGGCTTCGCAGGTTGCCGCAGGTGAGGAAAACGCACTGAAAATCCGCGTGTACGGCGAAAAAGGCGGCCTCGAATGGGCGCAACAGGAGCCGAATACATTGCTGGTGAAGTGGCTCGACAAACCCACGGAAATCCTCCGTGCCGGTGCCGGCAACCCGCACCTCGACGGCTTTGCTACACACAACTGCCGCACGCCTGGCGGTCACCCCGAAGGGTACCTCGAAGCATTCGGTAACCTCTATCGCAACTTCGCCCTCACCCTGCAGGCTAAAATCGACGGCGTAACGCCCACGAATGCCATGCTCGATTTCCCGGGTGTGGACGACGGTATCCGCGGCATGGCGTTCATCGACATGGTGGTGAAATCATCCGCCAGCGACGCCAAATGGACCAGGTTTGAAATCTGA
- a CDS encoding MFS transporter translates to MKQIQPRSLFVASCLALLVTSLSFGIRAGILGQLGVQFHLSGQELAVITGTAFWGFPLAVVIGGFIVDAIGMKRLLVAAFVLHLLGIILTISTPYFSSGFWPLFISTLFIGMANGTVEAACNPLVATIFPDNKTTKLNHFHLWFPGGIVVGTLLVFFFNEIGLGWQLQVATMIIPTLIYGYLFLRLDFPVTERVAAGVSNKQMYRSIASPLFLFMFICMFGTAITELFTNQWIEILLKNVTTYGILILALTAGVQVLGRAVAGPIVHRMSPTGVLLGSAILSALGLYLMGSASGNMLFVAAIIFGMGITYFWPTMLGFVSENIPESGALGMNLMGGAGMFAVSIYTIFMGGFYDNIIAKNLPAGATLDAYRSAAAGSTEAAAFAQAQAVAGPEIINVTLVIPIILIVAFGGLFFYMRGRNKQQLQTANA, encoded by the coding sequence ATGAAGCAAATTCAGCCCAGGAGTCTTTTCGTTGCCAGTTGTTTGGCATTGCTTGTTACATCGCTATCCTTTGGAATCCGTGCCGGTATTCTCGGCCAGTTGGGTGTTCAGTTCCATCTCAGCGGGCAGGAGCTCGCGGTTATTACCGGTACCGCTTTCTGGGGCTTTCCCCTCGCCGTGGTGATCGGTGGTTTCATCGTAGATGCCATCGGCATGAAACGCCTGCTGGTAGCTGCCTTCGTGCTGCACCTGCTCGGCATCATCCTCACCATCAGCACACCTTATTTTTCTTCCGGCTTCTGGCCGCTGTTCATCTCCACTCTGTTCATCGGCATGGCCAATGGTACCGTGGAAGCAGCGTGCAACCCGCTGGTGGCCACCATTTTCCCGGACAACAAAACCACCAAGCTCAACCACTTCCACCTCTGGTTCCCCGGCGGTATTGTAGTAGGCACCCTGCTGGTGTTCTTCTTTAATGAGATCGGTCTGGGCTGGCAGCTGCAGGTAGCGACCATGATCATCCCCACGCTGATTTACGGGTATCTTTTCCTCCGCCTCGACTTCCCGGTAACGGAACGCGTAGCGGCCGGCGTGTCCAACAAACAGATGTACCGCTCCATCGCGAGCCCGCTGTTTCTCTTTATGTTTATCTGCATGTTTGGTACGGCCATCACGGAGCTGTTCACCAACCAGTGGATCGAAATACTGCTGAAAAATGTAACTACTTACGGCATTCTCATCCTGGCGCTCACCGCGGGCGTGCAGGTGCTGGGGCGCGCAGTGGCCGGACCTATCGTGCACCGGATGTCGCCCACCGGCGTGCTGCTGGGCTCCGCGATTTTGTCCGCACTCGGCCTGTACCTGATGGGCAGCGCAAGCGGCAACATGCTCTTCGTGGCGGCCATCATCTTCGGGATGGGCATCACCTATTTCTGGCCCACCATGCTGGGCTTTGTGTCCGAGAACATCCCTGAATCCGGCGCCCTCGGCATGAACCTGATGGGCGGCGCGGGCATGTTCGCCGTATCCATCTACACCATTTTTATGGGCGGTTTTTACGATAACATCATTGCGAAAAACCTTCCCGCCGGCGCTACCCTCGATGCCTACCGCTCCGCTGCGGCCGGATCAACGGAAGCCGCCGCATTCGCACAGGCGCAGGCGGTGGCCGGCCCCGAAATCATCAACGTGACGCTGGTGATCCCCATTATTCTGATCGTTGCATTCGGTGGCCTGTTCTTTTACATGAGAGGAAGGAACAAGCAGCAGTTGCAGACGGCCAATGCCTGA